The Triticum dicoccoides isolate Atlit2015 ecotype Zavitan chromosome 6A, WEW_v2.0, whole genome shotgun sequence genome has a window encoding:
- the LOC119314640 gene encoding uncharacterized protein LOC119314640 isoform X2: MYTTKRCIATAIVVVLWLQAAADARRLSPGGVVRLPSDGRGDSVDQVGSSKVIGIEDPFYTCPDGKVLKCKVIALQWYCGCVREKGVGPAGQAMSAVAGSPRKIGGPTDQVQVTKVLNDLEPWWPCPDGTVQKCELVAFKIYCKCVPKDGAGLTGPSMSAPAHSARKKDGDDVAVSDGN; this comes from the exons ATGTACACTACCAAGAGGTGCATTGCCACGGCCATCGTGGTGGTGCTCTGGCTCCAGGCCGCCGCGGACGCCCGCCGCCTCTCCCCTGGCGGCGTGGTCCGGCTTCCGAGCGATGGCAGAG GTGATTCTGTTGATCAAGTCGGGTCGTCAAAGGTGATCGGCATAGAGGATCCATTCTATACTTGTCCGGATGGCAAGGTGCTGAAATGCAAAGTCATTGCGTTACAATGGTATTGTGGTTGCGTGCGTGAAAAAGGTGTTGGCCCCGCTGGTCAAGCCATGTCGGCGGTGGCGGGCTCGCCGAGGAAGATCG GTGGTCCTACCGATCAAGTCCAAGTGACAAAGGTGCTCAACGATCTAGAGCCGTGGTGGCCGTGTCCGGACGGCACAGTACAGAAATGTGAACTCGTTGCATTCAAAATCTATTGCAAGTGCGTGCCTAAAGACGGTGCAGGTCTCACCGGTCCATCCATGTCGGCGCCGGCGCACTCGGCGAGGAAGAAGGACGGCGACGATGTCGCCGTGAGCGACGGTAACTAG
- the LOC119314640 gene encoding uncharacterized protein LOC119314640 isoform X1: protein MYTTKRCIATAIVVVLWLQAAADARRLSPGGVVRLPSDGRGDSVDQVGSSKVIGIEDPFYTCPDGKVLKCKVIALQWYCGCVREKGVGPAGQAMSAVAGSPRKIGKEMLSRKNSDDKGGPTDQVQVTKVLNDLEPWWPCPDGTVQKCELVAFKIYCKCVPKDGAGLTGPSMSAPAHSARKKDGDDVAVSDGN, encoded by the exons ATGTACACTACCAAGAGGTGCATTGCCACGGCCATCGTGGTGGTGCTCTGGCTCCAGGCCGCCGCGGACGCCCGCCGCCTCTCCCCTGGCGGCGTGGTCCGGCTTCCGAGCGATGGCAGAG GTGATTCTGTTGATCAAGTCGGGTCGTCAAAGGTGATCGGCATAGAGGATCCATTCTATACTTGTCCGGATGGCAAGGTGCTGAAATGCAAAGTCATTGCGTTACAATGGTATTGTGGTTGCGTGCGTGAAAAAGGTGTTGGCCCCGCTGGTCAAGCCATGTCGGCGGTGGCGGGCTCGCCGAGGAAGATCGGTAAGGAGATGCTGTCGCGGAAGAACTCCGACGACAAAG GTGGTCCTACCGATCAAGTCCAAGTGACAAAGGTGCTCAACGATCTAGAGCCGTGGTGGCCGTGTCCGGACGGCACAGTACAGAAATGTGAACTCGTTGCATTCAAAATCTATTGCAAGTGCGTGCCTAAAGACGGTGCAGGTCTCACCGGTCCATCCATGTCGGCGCCGGCGCACTCGGCGAGGAAGAAGGACGGCGACGATGTCGCCGTGAGCGACGGTAACTAG